Proteins from a genomic interval of Rhodococcus rhodochrous:
- a CDS encoding carboxymuconolactone decarboxylase family protein — translation MSDAEHTPGFTTGLEIRREVMGDDFVERAFERSHGTDSEAMQEFVTEHAWGAVWSRPGLDRRSRSLLNLGMLIALRAENELRGHVRGALRNGLGRTEIVESVIHCSAYCGAPAGLAAMRVVQEVLEAELGPLSEDTDASDEA, via the coding sequence ATGTCCGACGCCGAGCACACTCCTGGATTCACGACGGGTCTGGAGATCCGGCGCGAAGTGATGGGTGACGACTTCGTCGAGCGGGCATTCGAGCGTTCCCACGGCACCGACTCCGAGGCGATGCAGGAGTTCGTGACCGAGCACGCCTGGGGTGCCGTATGGTCGCGTCCCGGCCTGGACCGGCGCAGCCGCAGCCTGCTCAACCTCGGCATGCTCATCGCGCTGCGCGCCGAGAACGAGCTGCGCGGACACGTCCGCGGAGCCCTGCGCAACGGGCTCGGCCGCACAGAGATCGTCGAATCCGTCATCCACTGCTCGGCGTACTGCGGCGCCCCCGCCGGACTCGCTGCGATGCGCGTGGTCCAGGAAGTGCTCGAGGCCGAACTCGGCCCCCTCTCCGAGGACACCGACGCCTCCGACGAGGCCTGA
- a CDS encoding limonene-1,2-epoxide hydrolase family protein, whose product MSTQTATAQDAVATVTDFLEATAAEDIDRAASLITDDIAWHNTWLPTIRGGARVRKILAGLARPSMGFGVVVHHIAADDDIVLTERTDILRFGPVRIEFWVCGTFEVRDGRIAVWDDHFDVLTFLRGTVVGVLRAVLRRS is encoded by the coding sequence ATGAGCACCCAGACCGCCACCGCGCAGGACGCCGTCGCCACGGTGACCGATTTCCTGGAGGCAACGGCCGCCGAGGACATCGACCGCGCCGCCTCGCTGATCACCGACGACATCGCGTGGCACAACACCTGGCTCCCCACCATCCGCGGCGGCGCCCGGGTCCGGAAGATCCTCGCAGGTCTCGCGCGACCTTCGATGGGCTTCGGCGTCGTCGTCCACCACATCGCGGCCGACGACGACATCGTGCTCACCGAACGCACCGACATCCTGCGCTTCGGGCCGGTGCGCATCGAGTTCTGGGTGTGCGGCACCTTCGAAGTGCGTGACGGACGGATCGCCGTGTGGGACGACCACTTCGACGTCCTCACCTTCCTCCGCGGAACCGTGGTGGGCGTCCTGCGCGCCGTGCTGCGTCGCTCCTGA
- a CDS encoding LGFP repeat-containing protein: MNRIPRRRAALVAAAAAVGLVVAGCSDDQSAEETVGSATSAVQSAAESVASEAESAVESITQGDDSPEAEEPAADQSSAVPGPDGEQVELSGPILQKYDEVGGASSPLGAATGQQEEVGDGYVAEFEGGIIAWSPDTDSHIVWGEIRTAWEAAGGAGGDLGFPITDEEQTPDGARSNFQFGYITWAPGAGTEVVQE, encoded by the coding sequence ATGAATCGAATTCCCCGACGCAGAGCAGCGTTGGTGGCGGCCGCAGCGGCGGTCGGGCTGGTGGTCGCGGGCTGCAGCGACGACCAGTCGGCGGAGGAAACGGTGGGCAGCGCGACCAGCGCGGTCCAGTCCGCCGCGGAGAGCGTGGCGTCCGAGGCGGAGAGCGCCGTCGAATCGATCACGCAGGGCGACGATTCGCCCGAAGCCGAGGAGCCCGCGGCGGATCAGTCCAGTGCGGTGCCGGGACCGGACGGCGAGCAGGTCGAACTCAGCGGGCCGATCCTGCAGAAGTACGACGAGGTCGGCGGTGCGTCCAGCCCGCTCGGTGCCGCGACCGGCCAGCAGGAGGAGGTCGGCGACGGCTACGTCGCGGAGTTCGAGGGCGGCATCATCGCGTGGAGCCCCGACACCGATTCCCACATCGTGTGGGGTGAGATCCGCACGGCCTGGGAGGCCGCGGGCGGTGCCGGTGGCGATCTGGGCTTCCCGATCACCGACGAGGAACAGACCCCCGACGGTGCGCGGAGCAACTTCCAGTTCGGTTACATCACCTGGGCGCCCGGCGCCGGGACCGAGGTGGTCCAGGAGTGA
- a CDS encoding class II fumarate hydratase: MTDTEQSSQQFRIERDTMGEVQVPVDALWRAQTQRAVENFPISGRGLERAQIRALGLLKSACARVNKDLGLLDPDKADAIVAAADAIAAGEYDDQFPIDVFQTGSGTSSNMNTNEVIASIAAKTGVTVHPNDDVNMSQSSNDTFPTATHVAATEATVKDLIPALEHLHGALDEKAKEWRTVVKSGRTHLMDAVPVTLGQEFGGYARQIEAGIERLRATLPRLGELPIGGTAVGTGLNAPADFGPRVVAVLVETTGLDDLQRARDSFEAQAARDALVEVSGALRTVAVSLTKIANDIRWMGSGPLTGLAEIQLPDLQPGSSIMPGKVNPVLPESVTQVAAQVVGNDATVAWSGAAGAFELNVYIPVMARNVLESIRLLANVSRLFADRCITGLVANVEHLRTLAESSPSIVTPLNSAIGYEEAAAVAKEALKEKKTIRQAVVDRGLVGDRLSEEELDRRLDVLAMTRVDEES; this comes from the coding sequence ATGACCGACACCGAACAGTCTTCTCAGCAGTTCCGTATCGAACGCGACACGATGGGCGAGGTCCAGGTTCCGGTCGACGCCTTGTGGCGCGCCCAGACGCAGCGCGCCGTGGAGAACTTCCCGATCTCGGGCCGTGGACTCGAACGCGCACAGATCCGCGCGCTGGGTCTGCTCAAGAGCGCGTGTGCCCGGGTGAACAAGGACCTGGGTCTGCTCGACCCCGACAAGGCCGACGCGATCGTCGCGGCCGCCGATGCCATCGCCGCGGGTGAGTACGACGACCAGTTCCCGATCGACGTCTTCCAGACCGGTTCGGGCACGAGCTCGAACATGAACACCAACGAGGTCATCGCGTCGATCGCCGCCAAGACCGGCGTCACGGTCCACCCCAACGACGACGTCAACATGTCGCAGTCGTCGAACGACACCTTCCCCACCGCGACGCATGTCGCCGCGACCGAGGCGACAGTCAAGGATCTGATCCCCGCCCTCGAGCATCTGCACGGTGCCCTCGACGAGAAGGCGAAGGAGTGGCGCACGGTCGTCAAGTCGGGCCGCACCCACTTGATGGATGCGGTCCCGGTGACCCTGGGCCAGGAGTTCGGTGGTTACGCCCGACAGATCGAGGCCGGGATCGAACGCCTCCGCGCAACCCTCCCCCGCCTCGGCGAACTGCCGATCGGCGGTACCGCGGTGGGCACAGGCCTCAACGCACCGGCGGATTTCGGTCCGCGCGTCGTGGCCGTGCTCGTCGAGACCACGGGGCTCGACGACCTGCAGCGGGCCCGCGACAGCTTCGAGGCGCAGGCCGCGCGTGACGCGTTAGTCGAGGTGTCCGGCGCGCTGCGAACCGTCGCCGTGTCGCTGACGAAGATCGCCAACGACATCCGCTGGATGGGATCCGGCCCGCTCACGGGTCTGGCCGAGATCCAGCTCCCCGATCTGCAGCCCGGTAGCTCGATCATGCCGGGCAAGGTCAATCCCGTTCTTCCCGAATCGGTTACGCAGGTCGCCGCACAGGTGGTGGGCAACGACGCCACCGTGGCGTGGAGCGGCGCCGCCGGGGCGTTCGAACTCAACGTCTACATCCCGGTGATGGCCCGCAACGTCCTCGAGTCGATTCGTCTGCTCGCCAACGTCTCCCGGCTGTTCGCCGATCGCTGCATCACCGGACTGGTGGCGAACGTCGAACATCTGCGCACGCTGGCGGAGTCGTCGCCGTCGATCGTCACTCCCCTCAACTCCGCGATCGGATACGAGGAGGCGGCCGCTGTCGCCAAGGAGGCGCTGAAGGAGAAGAAGACGATCCGTCAGGCCGTCGTGGACCGCGGCCTCGTCGGCGATCGCCTGAGCGAGGAGGAACTGGACCGCCGCCTCGACGTCCTGGCGATGACGCGGGTGGACGAGGAGTCCTGA